A region of Onychomys torridus chromosome 10, mOncTor1.1, whole genome shotgun sequence DNA encodes the following proteins:
- the Smtn gene encoding smoothelin isoform X5 translates to MADEALAGLDEGALRKLLEVTADLAERRRIRSAIRELQRQELEREEGALASKRFRAERQDNKENWLHSQQREAEQQAALTRLAGRLESMNDVEELTTLLRSAGEYEERKLIRAAIRRVRAQEIEAATLAGRLCRSGSREDSRRQGAHRLDPGKVPEQEQEKQQTAVPEPTPTPTPAPEDTSQDVTTVTLLLRAPPGGMPSSPPASPDGSPTTASPEPLIEPAGAQCPAAETLDGSESLPRPSRSPSPEPPMSPAPPSSQGQVISKPLPGPTEPSNTLDPARGSSSRKRTDLAEPQPCQRSLSVLSPQQPTPNRGPSQFQRAGSVRDRVRKFTSDSPVAARLQDGPPRSALTSLTPTRLLGPSLVSATPASSSSNSSFRGPRDTSSHKKQRELAHSLAQLQSCPQEEGPEGRGLAPRSLENRAGGPRPCSEEPSTPLPVGIGTGESGGSMKTTFTIEIKDGRGQASTGRVLLPTGNQRAELTLGLRTPPTLLSTSSGGKSAITHVSSPGTVTRLGSVTHVTTFSHASPGNRGGCNFKMEPEPAEPASVTVEAANGAEQTRVDKAPEGRSPLSAEALMAIEDEGVLDKMLDQTTNFEERKLIRAALRELRQRKRDQRDKEREQRLREARARPGESRSNVATETTTRHSQRAADGSAVSTVTKTERLVHSNDGTQTARTTTVESSFVRRSENGSGGGSSTTTVQTKTFSSSSSSSKKMGSIFDREDQASPRPGSLAALEKRQAEKKKELMKAQSLPKTSASQARKAMIEKLEKEGSSGSPGTPRTAVQRSTSFGVPNANSIKQMLLDWCRAKTRGYEHVDIQNFSSSWSDGMAFCALVHNFFPEAFDYGQLSPQNRRQNFEMAFSSAETHADCPQLLDTEDMVRLREPDWKMLVDCVPLVEVEDMMIMGKKPDPKCVFTYVQSLYNHLRRHELRLRGKNV, encoded by the exons atggcagaCGAGGCCTTAGCTGGGCTGGATGAGGGAGCCCTCCGAAAACTG CTGGAGGTCACAGCAGATTTAGCAGAGCGGCGGCGGATCCGCTCCGCCATCCGGGAGCTGCAGCGACAGGAGCTGGAACGGGAAGAGGGGGCTCTGGCATCCAAACGTTTCCGGGCGGAGCGGCAGGACAACAAGGAGAACTGGCTACA CTCTCAACAGCGGGAAGCTGAGCAGCAGGCTGCCCTCACACGATTGGCAGGGAGGCTGGAGTCCATGAATGACGTGGAGGAGTTGACCACGCTG CTTCGGAGTGCCGGTGAGTACGAGGAACGCAAGCTGATCCGAGCTGCCATCCGCCGTGTGCGAGCTCAAGAGATTGAGG ctGCCACCTTGGCTGGGAGACTGTGCAGGAGTGGCTCCCGAGAGGACAGCAGGAGGCAGGGAGCTCACAGATTGGACCCTGGTAAG GTACCAGAGCAAGAGCAAGAGAAACAGCAGACAGCAGTACCAGagccaaccccaaccccaaccccagcccCTGAGGACACCAGCCAGGATGTGACCACGGTGACACTCCTGCTGAGAGCCCCGCCTGGGGGCATGCCCAGCTCACCACCTGCCTCACCTGATGGTTCACCCACCACTGCTTCTCCTGAGCCTCTGATAGAACCCGCTGGAGCCCAGTGCCCTGCTGCCGAGACTCTGGATGGTTCTGAGTCACTTCCTCGCCCTTCAAGGTCTCCCAGCCCTGAGCCCCCCATGTCACCAGCACCCCCCAGCTCTCAGGGGCAGGTCATCAGCAAG CCCCTGCCTGGCCCCACAGAGCCCTCTAACACCTTGGACCCCGCCAGAGGctcctccagcaggaagagaACAG ATCTGGCTGAACCACAACCCTGCCAACGCTCCCTATCTGTGCTCAGTCCCCAACAGCCAACCCCAAATCGAG GACCATCCCAGTTCCAGCGGGCTGGCTCCGTGAGAGACCGAGTCCGCAAGTTCACATCTGATTCTCCTGTGGCTGCCAGGCTCCAGGATGGCCCACCCCGATCAGCCCTCACTTCACTGACCCCCACAAGGCTCCTGGGCCCTTCCTTGGTCAGCGccacccctgcctcctcctccagcaaTTCCTCCTTTCGAGGTCCCAGggacacttcctcccacaagaagcaaagagaactTGCTCATTCCCTGGCCCAGCTTCAGAGCTGCCCTCAAGAGGAGGGCCCTGAGGGGCGGGGCTTGGCTCCCAGGTCCCTTGAAAACAGAGCAGGGGGGCCCAGGCCCTGCTCAGAAGAGCCCAGTACCCCGCTGCCTGTGGGCATCGGCACCGGGGAATCTGGGGGCAGTATGAAGACGACGTTTACCATTGAGATCAAGGATGGCCGTGGCCAGGCCTCCACAGGCCGGGTGCTGCTGCCCACAGGCAACCAGAGAGCAG AATTGACACTGGGACTGCGGACACCCCCGACCCTTCTCAGCACCAGCAGTGGGGGCAAGAGCGCCATCACCCATGTTAGCAGCCCTGGCACTGTGACCCGACTGGGCAGCGTCACTCACGTCACCACCTTCAGCCATGCCTCCCCTGGTAACCGAGGAGGCTGCAACTTCAAG ATGGAGCCAGAGCCCGCCGAGCCCGCCTCTGTGACCGTGGAAGCGGCTAATGGCGCAGAGCAGACTCGAGTGGACAAAGCCCCAGAGGGGCGGAGCCCCCTGAGTGCCGAGGCGCTGATGGCCATTGAGGATGAAGGAGTTCTGGACAAGATG CTGGACCAGACTACGAACTTTGAGGAGCGGAAGCTCATCCGGGCTGCACTGCGTGAGCTCCGACAAAGAAAGAGAG ACCAGAGGGACAAGGAACGAGAACAGCGACTTCGAGAAGCACGGGCCCGGCCAGGGGAGAGCCGAAGCAATGTGGCTACAGAGACCACCACGAGGCACAGTCAACGGGCGGCGGATGGCTCAGCTGTCAGCACAGTTACCAAGACTGAGCGGCTTGTCCACTCCA ACGATGGCACACAGACGGCCCGCACCACCACGGTGGAGTCAAGTTTCGTGAGGCGCTCGGAGA ACGGCagcggtggcggcagcagcaccaccacagtCCAAACCAAgaccttttcctcttcctcttcctcatccaaAAAGATGGGCAG CATCTTCGACCGAGAGGACCAAGCCAGCCCACGTCCTGGCAGCCTGGCAGCCCTTGAAAAACGTCaggcagagaagaagaaagagttaaTGAAGGCACAGAGTCTGCCCAAGACTTCAGCATCCCAAGCACGCAAGGCCATGATTGAGAAACTGGAGAAAGAAGGTTCTTCAGG CAGTCCTGGCACACCCCGTACAGCTGTACAGCGTTCTACCAGCTTCGGAGTCCCCAATGCCAATAGCATCAAGCAGATGTTGCTGGACTGGTGCAGAGCCAAGACCCGTGGCTACGAG CATGTGGACATCCAGAACTTCTCCTCCAGCTGGAGTGATGGGATGGCCTTCTGTGCCCTGGTGCACAACTTCTTCCCAGAGGCTTTTGACTATGGGCAGCTTAGCCCACAAAACAGGCGCCAGAACTTTGAGATGGCCTTCTCATCTGCTGA GACCCATGCGGACTGCCCGCAGCTCCTGGATACAGAGGACATGGTGCGGCTTCGAGAGCCTGACTGGAA GATGCTGGTGGACTGTGTGCccctggtggaggtggaggacatGATGATCATGGGCAAAAAGCCCGACCCCAAGTGCGTCTTCACCTACGTGCAATCGCTGTACAACCACCTGCGGCGCCATGAGCTGCGCCTGCGTGGCAAGAATGTCTAG